Proteins from one Ipomoea triloba cultivar NCNSP0323 chromosome 1, ASM357664v1 genomic window:
- the LOC116001161 gene encoding cytochrome P450 76A1-like, producing the protein MELEFAGRFLVWIISILVPAVVLHLHLHRRKTISRQRLPPGPRGWPVFGNMFDLGEMPHKTLMGLKRQYGSVVWLRLGSINTVVVLTAKAAAELFKNHDVAFADRTITEVMTAQSYEKGSLALAPYGTYWRVMKRIMTVEMLVTKRINETVPVRRKCADVLLTWIENETTVGGSSVAVARFVFLSLFNMLGNLILSRDLVDPESRIGSEFFTAMMGLMEWGGHPNIVDVFPCLRWLDPQGLKRKMNRDLGNTYEIVSGFLKERMKEREAEGAESRKKDFLEVLLNFEGNGKDEPQTLSEHELIIIIMEIFLAGSETTSSSIEWAMTELLLKPETMDKAKAELAQVVGPNRKFEESDIDNCKYLQAIIKETLRLHPPIPFLVPRKAIHDTEFMGYHIPQNTQLFINVCAIGRDPECWGNPSSFRPERFLNLKTEYKGHHFELIPFGAGRRICAGIPLAHRMLHLVLGSLLHAFDWGIDRDFDDDIRDTRERMGVTVRKLKPLRAIARKSQLN; encoded by the exons ATGGAGTTGGAGTTTGCGGGGAGGTTTCTTGTTTGGATTATCAGCATTCTAGTACCAGCTGTGGtcctccacctccacctccaccgCCGCAAAACGATCTCCAGGCAACGGCTGCCACCCGGGCCACGGGGATGGCCGGTGTTCGGCAACATGTTCGACCTGGGTGAGATGCCACACAAGACTCTGATGGGCCTAAAACGTCAGTATGGCTCCGTGGTTTGGCTGAGGCTGGGCTCGATTAACACCGTGGTGGTGCTCACGGCCAAGGCGGCGGCGGAGCTGTTCAAGAACCACGACGTTGCCTTCGCGGACCGGACCATCACGGAGGTGATGACGGCTCAGAGTTACGAGAAGGGGTCGCTGGCGCTGGCTCCCTACGGCACATACTGGCGGGTGATGAAGCGAATCATGACCGTCGAGATGCTGGTCACCAAACGGATCAACGAGACCGTCCCCGTCCGCCGAAAATGCGCCGACGTCCTGCTGACCTGGATCGAGAACGAGACGACAGTTGGCGGATCCTCCGTCGCCGTCGCCAGATTCGTGTTCCTGTCGCTGTTCAACATGCTGGGGAATCTAATTCTGTCCCGCGACCTGGTGGATCCGGAATCTCGAATCGGGTCGGAGTTTTTCACGGCGATGATGGGGCTGATGGAGTGGGGCGGCCACCCCAACATCGTCGACGTGTTTCCATGTCTGCGCTGGCTTGATCCTCAAGGTCTCAAAAGGAAAATGAACCGCGACCTGGGAAACACGTACGAGATTGTGTCGGGGTTTCTGAAAGAGAGAATGAAGGAAAGGGAAGCAGAGGGAGCAGAAAGCAGGAAGAAAGATTTTCTTGAAGTTCTGTTGAACTTTGAAGGCAACGGAAAAGATGAACCCCAAACACTTTCTGAGCATGAGCTCATCATTATTATCATG GAGATATTCTTGGCTGGTTCGGAAACCACAAGTAGCAGTATCGAGTGGGCAATGACCGAACTACTGTTGAAACCCGAAACAATGGATAAGGCTAAAGCCGAGTTAGCTCAAGTGGTCGGACCGAATCGAAAATTTGAGGAAAGCGACATAGATAACTGCAAATATTTACAAGCTATCATAAAAGAAACATTGCGGCTACATCCTCCAATACCATTTTTGGTTCCTAGGAAAGCAATTCACGATACAGAGTTCATGGGATACCACATCCCACAAAACACCCAACTTTTCATTAACGTTTGTGCAATCGGGAGAGACCCAGAGTGCTGGGGAAACCCTTCAAGTTTTCGACCAGAGAGATTTCTTAACTTGAAAACTGAGTATAAGGGTCATCATTTCGAGTTGATACCATTTGGAGCAGGAAGAAGAATATGTGCTGGAATTCCTCTAGCACATAGGATGTTGCACCTAGTGTTAGGGTCATTGTTGCATGCGTTTGACTGGGGAATTGACCGTGATTTTGATGATGATATTAGGGACACTAGGGAGAGGATGGGAGTCACCGTGAGAAAACTCAAACCATTGAGAGCAATTGCAAGGAAAAGTCAacttaattga
- the LOC116009862 gene encoding uncharacterized protein LOC116009862, which produces MSTLSWNCRGLGNPRTVREVVDLVSRKKPEFVFLMETKVGRLHAERLRVKLGFEGLFYVDNVGLSGGSASWDLLRTLANNSTLPWVVLGDFNDLLFQHEKRGGNPHPDNLLRGFGEAVDDCVLVQLPMQGYQFTWERGRGSEEWMEEGLDKVLARADWCSSLPEASVSNILTRTSDHSALFLGVKGCERFGGSSGKRFKFEMAWVHDEGCREQRYQHLETVLCQLETHEDAFWRQRAKQHWLRGADANTKFFHRYASTRKKKNTITRLKNDLGVWVEHDELNDVVLNYFHDIFASNVSTTNLDSFTASITPRVTQEHNTALLRPFELEEVKAALLSMFPDKAPGPDGMNPGFYQHYWDVVGGDVSAFVLNCLNSSSFPPGLNDTNVVLIPKKHHPELVFDLRPIALCNVVYKIMAKMVANRMKPFLGEIISNSQSAFIPNRLITDNILIAAEVGHFLNRKHCGVMGWGALKLDMAKAYDRMEWAFLRRMLLALGFAEEWVNLVMLCATTVSYNFLVNGNAVGQVVPTRGIRQGDPLSPYLFIICAEGLSLLLQQAESRGAIHGCRVARGAPPISHLFFADDSLLFFRANAEEAGVIKQCLTDYESMTGQLVNFHKSSVCFSRNTTVADRDVVASILGVLQAPNFGKYLGLPSFIGREKRAVFSYIEDKVKQRISSWTKKLISQAGKEVLLKSVAQSMPTFSMSVFLLPDSVCSSIERTMNKYWWGTGNERGIHWKAWDRLYIPKKFGGLGFKDLRAFNLFLLEEHHGCHELICSGVRRRIGDGKYTLIWGHPWLPDDPSPMVQTPMPGALNGSLDIFSAPNVERIMSVPVSPHHEDSWFWLADPKGCYPVKEGYRRVMGEYEISPGAYDKWLQLWKIKCPAKWKIFVWRALSNVLPTTTNLILKRVEIDPTCPISDVLHLEGSKSRYLDSYLPASARVWREADSAAAAWRSTHSQQIPPQPPMPLPLPLPTGEHRCFIDASFRPQTKTASVGAVLLAHDGGFIAGLSARFPAFFSPLMAESLACKEALSWLKNRGLSTVHIFTDCSTLRDLLNSPHSELLSYVGYSIDAARTLMSSFISCLIHLVPRSHNKAAHTLAAEAFSHETPLYCDLIPPNSIAHLF; this is translated from the exons ATGAGTACGCTGAgctggaactgtcgtggcttgggcaatccacgtACAGTTCGTGAAGTTGTGGACCTTGTGTCCCGTAAGAAGCCTGAGTTTGTCTTCCTCATGGAGACTAAGGTGGGCCGGTTGCATGCTGAACGGCTCCGTGTGAAGTTGGGATTTGAAGGCTTGTTCTATGTTGATAATGTGGGCCTTAGTGGAGG AAGTGCCTCATGGGACCTTCTGCGAACTCTAGCTAACAATTCTACTCTACCGTGGGTGGTGTTGGGTGATTTCAATGACCTCCTCTTCCAGCATGAAAAACGTGGGGGTAATCCGCATCCAGACAACCTGCTTCGTGGTTTCGGGGAGGCTGTGGATGACTGCGTATTAGTCCAGCTGCCAATGCAGGGCTACCAGTTCACATGGGAGAGGGGAAGGGGCTCTGAGGAGTGGATGGAGGAGGGTTTAGATAAAGTTCTTGCACGAGCTGATTGGTGTAGCTCTTTACCGGAGGCCAGTGTGTCTAACATTCTGACTCGCACGTCTGATCATTCTGCCCTCTTTCTGGGGGTTAAGGGGTGTGAGCGGTTTGGTGGAAGTTCTGGCAAGCGGTTTAAATTTGAAATGGCATGGGTGCATGATGAGGGCTGTAGAGAGCAG AGATACCAGCATCTTGAAACTGTGCTGTGCCAATTGGAAACTCATGAGGATGCATTCTGGAGGCAGAGGGCCAAACAGCACTGGCTGAGAGGTGCGGATGCTAATACTAAATTCTTTCACAGGTATGCCTCTACCCGTAAGAAGAAGAATACAATTACTAGATTAAAGAATGATTTAGGTGTATGGGTGGAGCATGATGAGCTGAATGATGTTGTGCTCAATTACTTTCATGATATCTTTGCATCTAATGTTTCTACTACCAATTTGGATTCTTTTACTGCATCTATTACTCCTCGTGTAACTCAAGAACATAATACTGCCCTACTTAGACCTTTTGAGTTAGAGGAGGTCAAGGCTGCTTTGCTCTCAATGTTTCCTGATAAAGCCCCAGGTCCAGATGGCATGAATCCGGGGTTCTATCAACACTATTGGGATGTGGTAGGGGGTGATGTCTCTGCTTTTGTGTTAAACTGTCTGAATAGTAGCTCCTTTCCACCTGGCCTGAATGATACAAATGTAGTTCTGATCCCGAAGAAACATCACCCAGAACTGGTGTTTGATCTCCGCCCCATTGCATTATGTAATGTAGTATATAAGATCATGGCTAAGATGGTGGCAAATCGAATGAAGCCGTTTTTGGGAGAGATCATCTCTAACTCTCAGAGTGCATTCATCCCTAATAGGCTAATTACAGATAATATCCTAATTGCTGCAGAGGTTGGTCACTTTCTGAATAGGAAACACTGTGGAGTGATGGGCTGGGGTGCACTCAAGCTAGATATGGCGAAGGCATATGACAGAATGGAGTGGGCTTTTCTCCGCCGGATGCTCCTAGCTCTGGGATTTGCTGAGGAATGGGTGAACCTAGTAATGCTTTGTGCTACCACAGTGTCCTATAATtttttggtaaatggtaatGCTGTTGGTCAGGTGGTTCCTACGAGAGGTATTCGACAGGGAGACCCTCTTTCAccttatttattcattatttgtgCTGAGGGTCTTTCTCTGTTGCTGCAGCAGGCTGAGAGTAGGGGTGCTATCCATGGCTGTAGGGTAGCCAGAGGTGCCCCTCCTATTTCACATTTATTCTTTGCAGATGACAGTTTGTTGTTCTTTAGGGCTAATGCGGAGGAGGCAGGTGTTATTAAGCAGTGCCTTACTGACTATGAGTCCATGACAGGGCAGTTAGTGAATTTTCATAAATCTAGTGTTTGTTTCAGCAGGAATACCACTGTAGCAGATAGAGACGTTGTGGCTTCAATACTGGGTGTTTTGCAGGCTCCTAACTTTGGAAAATACTTGGGTCTACCTTCTTTCATTGGAAGGGAGAAAAGAGCAGTGTTTTCGTACATTGAGGATAAAGTGAAACAAAGAATTAGCTCTTGGACTAAGAAGCTCATCTCGCAAGCGGGGAAGGAGGTATTACTTAAAAGTGTGGCACAATCAATGCCAACTTTTTCTATGAGTGTATTTCTTTTACCAGATTCTGTTTGCTCATCCATTGAAAGAACAATGAACAAGTATTGGTGGGGTACTGGGAACGAAAGGGGCATTCACTGGAAGGCTTGGGATAGACTATACATCCCAAAGAAGTTTGGCGGTTTGGGTTTCAAAGATCTAAGGGCTTTCAACCTG TTTCTGTTGGAGGAGCATCATGGCTGCCATGAGCTTATTTGCAGTGGTGTGAGGAGAAGGATTGGTGATGGGAAATATACTCTAATATGGGGTCACCCTTGGTTACCTGATGACCCATCACCAATGGTTCAGACTCCCATGCCAGGTGCACTCAATGGCTCTCTG GATATTTTTAGTGCACCCAATGTTGAGCGTATTATGTCAGTACCAGTTAGCCCACATCACGAGGATTCTTGGTTTTGGTTGGCAGACCCAAAAGGGTGTTATCCGGTAAAAGAAGGGTATCGACGTGTTATGGGGGAGTATGAAATTAGCCCTGGAGCTTATGATAAATGGCTACAATTGTGGAAGATTAAATGCCCTGCTAAATGGAAGATTTTTGTATGGAGAGCTTTATCTAATGTTCTGCCTACCACTACCAATCTAATTTTAAAGAGGGTGGAGATTGATCCAACATGTCCCAT CAGTGATGTATTACATTTGGAAGGCTCGAAATCACGCTATTTGGATAGCTACCTTCCGGCGTCGGCTCGTGTGTGGCGAGAAGCAGATTCGGCAGCAGCTGCATGGAGGAGTACTCATTCTCAGCAGATTCCGCCCCAGCCGCCCATGCCCCTGCCTTTGCCGTTGCCGACTGGAGAACACCGATGTTTCATCGACGCAAGCTTTCGGCCTCAAACCAAAACTGCTTCGGTTGGCGCGGTTTTGTTGGCGCACGACGGTGGATTCATAGCAGGGTTAAGTGCGCGGTTTCCCGCCTTTTTTTCGCCACTCATGGCGGAATCATTAGCTTGCAAGGAGGCTTTGTCTTGGCTCAAGAATCGCGGTCTGTCAACTGTGCACATCTTTACAGACTGTTCCACGCTCAGGGATTTGCTTAACTCCCCTCATTCGGAGCTTTTGTCATATGTTGGGTATTCGATTGATGCCGCTAGGACTCTTATGTCATCTTTTATTTCCTGTTTAATTCATTTAGTTCCTAGATCTCATAATAAGGCTGCACATACACTTGCAGCTGAGGCTTTCTCTCATGAGACACCTTTGTATTGTGATTTAATCCCTCCAAACTCTATTGCTCATTTGTTTTAA